CGCCGGCAATTGCCGGTTGATATTCGTTTCGGCAACCACATCATTATCAACCATCGTTAAATGTCCGACACCGGAACGGATCAGCGCTTCGGCACACCAGCTGCCGACGCCGCCGACGCCAAAAATGATGACGTGCGTTTTCTGCAACTGCTCCAGCGCCGGTTTTCCAATCAGCATTTCTGTTCGCAAAAATTTGTTTAAATTTTTGAAATCCGGAATTCGAACTTCAGATTTCATCCCCGCGCGCAGCGCGGTGGATGAGATATCTTCACGGAAAATTTCCGGCGGAATAAATGTAAACAGCGTCTCAAATCCCGGCGGCAGTTCTGCATCGTCCAGCATTTGAAATTTTCCGCTGCACAGCCTGCCAGCGATTAAAAAACGGGCAGAATTTTTTTTATAAAGCTCCCACTCTTCCGGTGCAGCGTAAGCAATCAGCCGAACAACGGTGTCGTAACCGAGCACAAATGTCGTCGCCGGAAAAAGCGTAGCTTTTTGACTGAAACGCGGTGCAGAGGTAAGCACCACCGGAATATCACGAAAATTCGCCGCGCGCTGCAAACATTCGTCCTGCTCAATGCCGGGTTTATCGGCGTTTATGCACGACAGTTCAAAGATGCCGGTGAGGCCGGTGAGTTTCCCGGCGGCGCGCAGCAGGTTAAAATGTCCCTGATGCGGCGGATTAAATGAACCGGCGAGCATCAGCCCGCGTTCAACGCCAACAGCCTGTGCAATTAAAATCAGCAGCCAGGCGCTCAGAATTTTTTCCTGCCTGGCGCGCGGCGCCGGAGAAAAATAGAGCGCAAACAATTTTTCTGCGGCGCCTGTTTTTATACAGATGAACGCGCGGTCGTCTCCGCGCCGGTTGCGATCTGTTTGCAGCGCCGCCGTAACCGCAATACCGATAGTGGCGCCGGCGTTTTTTTGTAACGCCGCTGCCGCCATTTTTTTTACAGTATCCGGCGAAACAGCATGTTCAGTTTTTCCACCGGTAAAGCTTTCAAGCGCTTCCGGTGAATATGGAATCTGCGCATTGCAAATGAAACGCGATGCGCCGGGAGTTTGCAACAGGGCATGCAGCGCGCCCGAACCGCCGCCGGCGAGAACAATCGCCGCGCAATAACCGGAGTTTAAAATCGGAATGATGGACTGATGGAATGGCGGAAGATTGAAATCATTGCCCGTTATCCCATCATCTCTTTGTTCCACTATTCCATTTTTCATTATTCCACAATTCTGACTTCGATAATTTCGATGAAATCTTTCGGCACATCGCTATGCGGACCCAGCTGTCCGGTCGGCACAACTTTGATAGCATCGACAACATCCATGCCGTCAATCACACGGCCGAAAACAGTGTAGCCCCAGCCCTGCATCGTCGGCGCGGTGAAATCAAGAAATCCGTTATCCTTAACG
Above is a genomic segment from Kiritimatiellales bacterium containing:
- a CDS encoding ThiF family adenylyltransferase, with product MKNGIVEQRDDGITGNDFNLPPFHQSIIPILNSGYCAAIVLAGGGSGALHALLQTPGASRFICNAQIPYSPEALESFTGGKTEHAVSPDTVKKMAAAALQKNAGATIGIAVTAALQTDRNRRGDDRAFICIKTGAAEKLFALYFSPAPRARQEKILSAWLLILIAQAVGVERGLMLAGSFNPPHQGHFNLLRAAGKLTGLTGIFELSCINADKPGIEQDECLQRAANFRDIPVVLTSAPRFSQKATLFPATTFVLGYDTVVRLIAYAAPEEWELYKKNSARFLIAGRLCSGKFQMLDDAELPPGFETLFTFIPPEIFREDISSTALRAGMKSEVRIPDFKNLNKFLRTEMLIGKPALEQLQKTHVIIFGVGGVGSWCAEALIRSGVGHLTMVDNDVVAETNINRQLPATTLTIGQSKVDALKTRLLEINPAAEITALQKIYNQETRTGFHLTDFDYVIDAIDSLSCKVDLISTAMQSGTTLFSAMGAACKLDATQIRIDSIWKTHGCRLARFVRKKLRRAGAHGDCLCVYSRETADAPGEDFSAAGDVRSELEAQTNGSTVHITGTFGFYLAGLVIQDIAQQNQA